aacaaaaacaacggaCCATGCATTGTAAATATCACCACAGAATGTCTCGCAAGGGTTACATCGGCTTGGAGGCTGAACTGGTAAGAAACAAAGCaatatatttgtatttttagCACGTTCTTCATGTTATTAAACATATGAATTTTGAAATTGTAGCGGAACAAAACTGGTTGCTGAAGATGAGGAAGTTGATAGATATGTGCTTTGGCGTAAAGCTCGAGAAGACAAATCTGGCAACATAACATGTTCGGAGACATCAGAAGTAGCTGAAAAAATTGTAaatgtttagttttattcaaTCGCCATATTGCCTAGATAAATAACACTGTAGTTTGTGAATTGATTTGTCATATCTTCAATTGTAGGATGAATTGTTGGAAAAGAAAGGCAAATGAGAGTTCAAATCTTTTGGAATGAATGACGTGTTAACCGCTGCCTTAGGAAGCCAAGAACACTATGGAAGGGTTCGAGGTGTGGGAGGTTGCGTAAAACCACAAGTATACTTTAAAACTCCAAGAAAGAAGAATGAAATTATCTCAAAATCTGTGATTGAAAATGTAAAGGCACAATCGGAGGAGACTAAAAGTTTGAAAGCTGAATTGGAGATGCTGAGGTCTCAACTTGCTGCTGTGATTCCATTAATCAATGATCGATCTTCTGAGACTGTAGCATCAAACAAGTTCTCAGGAGTGAAAGACTCAAAATTGTCAGACTGATGTGGAAGAAGTTTATGATTGCGGCACTTCAAATACGAAGGTTGTATGTCTCTGAATTTAATGTCAATTAAATTCTATTCACCTCCATATAAAATTATATCATGTCTTTTTGTTCCTGAAAGGGGAAAAAATGTCACCTGGCTGTAAAAGAACGCAAAAACGTGGTGGCTTATGGCACAATAATATCAGAAGGAGGTCCAAATGTTATGATTCACCATGTTCCACTTGGGGAAGAGAACTTCAAGATATCTATTGATGTTGTCTTAGATGAAAAAGCACAGCTTCCGATCCCAATTAAGTTTGGACAAACAATCATCAATGATGCTGTTGGAGTCATTGTTGGTTGGCCTAAAGAGTTGGTTATTTTTCCAACGACAAAGGTATTTTAGGTTTTCATTTAACTTTGTGTTTGAAATTGTAAGATATGTTGCTCGAacaatgttttattttaatatacttgtatgaataatattttaaattgtagaTGAAATGGAAACCTCAATCAATTGCGCTTGCGGATGTTCCTGGTCAGCGCGACAAGTTCAAGGAAATTGAAAAAACATTACCCATGTCGTGCAAGTATATCTACTCTCATGTTGTTAGATTGCTGAATGAATCGGATACCATATACATTGAGTTTGAGGACGCTATGTTTGGACATCCTAAAAGCATACGGTTGCTAAGAGAAGATATCTTACGCTTTATGGAGATGAGGGAGATAGGTGCCAGACAAATTTTAGTTTACATGGGGTATGTATAATGTCTAACTTACAATATTTGtgcatttatataatattttttgtggtacttgttcatattttgaaaattttctaaACGATATATTTGTGCATCTATATCTTGCAGTCACCTCTACAAATATTTGAAGGAAAAAGATAAGGTTGCTTATTTTTCGTTTGTTGATCCCGGTAATATACCTACATGCCCGATTGGCACAGATGGCCGTTATTTATCACAATACATTGTTGACCAGTTGGAAGCAGTGTGTAAAGATAGCATCTGCCTCATCCCATACAACACTGGGTAAGATTTTAGTTATTTATAGATTTCTACGTCATCATAGTCAATGCTTTAATTTCATTTTTTCAGGTATCATTGGATCTTGACTATTGTCAACGAAGATAAGAGtatgatatatttattggaTTCTACGACTAACAGGAACCGAGATGATACATGGAAAACTATTGTGACAAAGTAGGTAGTAGCTTatgttgattttgaatatattaACTTATAAATATGCAAAAAATTActtcttattttttaaaatgtagtGGGGTGAAGATGTACAATGCCTCGAAGGGTATTTCTAAAGGGCCAGGTTTTAAAATGTTGACGGTATGTATCGTACTTATTTATGAATACATGAATCGATAGTGGTTATTAATTAGATTGTGATTGTTGCATTAACTTTTCAATTCCATTATAGGGTAATCTAAAACAAAGTGGTTCTGTTAAATGTGGATATTATGTGATGAGGTACATGAAAGAGATAGTCGATTGCGATGATCCACAGTTGGAGAAGATGGTGAGTTTCTTCTTGGGATAAATTTGTTGATTGATTGAGATGAATTGTTGCCATtaagatatattttattgttgagataatGTGTTGCCATGGggatatattttattgttgagataatGTGTGGGGCctttagctcctaatcgttattacaatacaaTTTGATCaaggttaattaatcacagcgaaaaacgagtttaaaatttctttacaatgagcccaatctttttatttgaatactaaaaatagtatctcatctcacgtcataaacatgcccacacgtaatcaaaaccaatcacatacaaatatctcatatcctcgggacatgtcccggtatatagatacatatacatatatactgggaacaagacataaacatacaacctcagcccaagctgtggctccctccagaagtaccctctctagtctcttgatatcctggagtacctgccattgtccacacacaaagacaacaacagcccccgttgggggtgagcaaagctccatatggaacaaccaatcatatataccacatatatctaaacaatgatatatggtatgcaatgcatgtatatcgtggaggtatcaggtcaaatgtccatccactgagcacatgtcagaatcaaacgaatcactatcaaatcaatgctcgagctggcacaccggcctcaataagggatactcgtatgatagcgtcgacaaagcgtcatcaaatcccaaatctcatatccaatcatcggggccacaa
This is a stretch of genomic DNA from Primulina eburnea isolate SZY01 chromosome 11, ASM2296580v1, whole genome shotgun sequence. It encodes these proteins:
- the LOC140804802 gene encoding uncharacterized protein, with amino-acid sequence MIHHVPLGEENFKISIDVVLDEKAQLPIPIKFGQTIINDAVGVIVGWPKELVIFPTTKMKWKPQSIALADVPGQRDKFKEIEKTLPMSCKYIYSHVVRLLNESDTIYIEFEDAMFGHPKSIRLLREDILRFMEMREIGARQILVYMGHLYKYLKEKDKVAYFSFVDPGNIPTCPIGTDGRYLSQYIVDQLEAVCKDSICLIPYNTGYHWILTIVNEDKSMIYLLDSTTNRNRDDTWKTIVTNGVKMYNASKGISKGPGFKMLTGNLKQSGSVKCGYYVMRYMKEIVDCDDPQLEKMFAGCIKNQFCNQCQCDEVRSEWSEFVYSYVGV